The Vulgatibacter sp. region CCCTGCTCACCGCCGACAAGCCGTCCGGCGCGGACCGCGAGTTCTTCACCTACTCGGCGATCCCGCCCGAGGGTGTGCTCGTCCCCGCCGGCACGCCGATCCGCATCCCGGTGAGCTACAACGCCGCCAGCCGCGGTGAGCGTCTCGCGCACTTCACCCTCTACGCAGGGAGGGCGAACGACGAGGACCGCAAGACGCTGAAGACGATCCGCCTCCGCGGTGAGGGCATCACCAGCGCCATCGAGGTCAGCGCGGATTGCGCCAACAACGGCAAGCTCGACTTCGGCTACGTGCCCCCCGGCGCGAAGCTCGAGAAGACCTTCACCATCCGCAACGTCGGCTCCTCGCCGCTGAACGTCAGCAACCTCGCCCTCGAGGGTGCCTCGTCGCCTGCGTTCACGATCAAGAGCCGCACCCCGATCGCCATCCCCTCCGACGATCCGGCCACCCCGGAGAAGGAGAACGAGGCGGAGATCGCGGTGGAGTTCGCGCCGCTCGACCTGGGCAGCAAGATGGGCACGATCCAGATCACCAACAGCTCCAACGGCACCCCGGTCGCCCGGGCCTGCCTCCAGGGCTACGGCGGCGGTCCGATCATCTCCTGCTCGCCGAGCACCATCGACTTCGGTCCGGTTGCCGTCGGCATCCCGGGTGATCGCGAGTACGTCTGCACCAACGCCGGCACCGACAACCCGGTCGACGCCCTCGACAACCTCTTCGTCGAGAGCGTGGTCTCCGGCGCCGACGAGTTCACCGCGCTGATCGAGAACGCCGACGGCACCAACGGTCCCAAGACCGCCGGCTACGCGGTCGGCGAGTTCTTCACCGTCCACGTTCGCTACGAGCCCATCGACGATGGCTTCGACAGCACCGGCATCACCATCTTCTCGAACGACCAGCTCACCCCCGAGCACCTCACCACCGTGCAGGGTGAGGGCCGCGAGCTGCCGCCCTGCGACTTCACCATCGTGCCGCCCGAGCTCCGGTTCGGCATCGTGGCCCCGGGCCGCTCGGCGACCCTCGAGTTCGCGATCCGCAACAACCTCGATACCGAGTGCCTCGTCCGCAATGTTCGCGTCGAGGACGCGGAGAACTCCGCCTTCTCGGTCGACCCGGTCGACTTCGCGACCCTGCCCGGCAGCGGCGAGCTCCGCTTCCCGGTGACCTTCAACGCCCCCGAGCGCGTGACCGGCGACGGCCTCTACACCGGCAACGTCCTCTTCGACATCTCGAATCCGGACACGCCGAACCAGGTCGTTCCCCTCCGTGGCGCCGCCGCCGAGCCCTGCGCGATCATCGCGCCGGATCACCTCGACTTCGGCACCGTGGCTCCCGGCTGCTCGACCCGCGAGCGCTACTTCACCATCATCAACATCTGCGACGAGCCCCTGGTTCTCAGCAGCATCGAGCTCAACGCCGGCGCCGCCCAGTACCCCTGCGAGGACGACTTCGACGGTGACGGCACCGTGGAGTGGGGCTACTGCAACGAGTTCGGCGTGCGCCAGCGCCCGACCATGCCCGGCACCACCCTCGCCCGTGGCGCGCAGGCCGAGTTCACCATGGTCTACATGCCGGGCAACATCGGTGAGGACCTGGGCTCGGTGTTCGTGACCGTGGACGGGGCTCCCGAGCCCTACATGGCCACCCTGCAGGGCCGCGGCGCCAACGACGCGCTCCAGACCGACACCTTCTCGCAGGACGATCGGCCGAAGGTCGACCTCCTCTGGGTCATCGACAACTCCGGTTCGATGTCGCCCTTCCAGACGGCGGTCGCCCAGAACCTGACCTCCTTCCTCTCGTTCGCGGTCGCCCAGCAGATCGACTTCCAGCTCGGCGTCACCACCACCGGTATCACCACCTCGGGCGGCTGCCCCGGCGGTGTGAACGGTGGCGAGAACGGCCGTCTCTTCCCGGTGATCGGCACCACGCCGCGGATCCTCACTCCGCAGACGCAGGACCTCGAGGAGGCCTGGTCCACCAACGTGCAGGTCGGTCTCTGCCACGGTTCGGAGCTCGGTCTCGAGGCCGCCTACCGCGCCCTCTCGTCGCCGCTCGTCGACAACGCCGACGACCCGCGGACCTCCGAGCCCAACGACGGCAACCTCGGCTTCCTGCGCCGTGACGCGAACCTCTCGATCGTCTTCCTCTCCGACGAAGAGGACCAGTCGCCCGAGACCGTGTCGTTCTATTACAACTTCTTCATGTCCA contains the following coding sequences:
- a CDS encoding choice-of-anchor D domain-containing protein; protein product: MIEKDGMTVYVIPFDAVAVNDRGERTVELRNDGSAAMTVQRPLLDSPFGSDISANGVELAPGAVAPITLFFSPTEAGDFEKVAELPYSGGSGKAKIGFQLTGRGVVPSFSCVPEEVDFGKVEIGEIAKGEVTCTNNTELETLLTADKPSGADREFFTYSAIPPEGVLVPAGTPIRIPVSYNAASRGERLAHFTLYAGRANDEDRKTLKTIRLRGEGITSAIEVSADCANNGKLDFGYVPPGAKLEKTFTIRNVGSSPLNVSNLALEGASSPAFTIKSRTPIAIPSDDPATPEKENEAEIAVEFAPLDLGSKMGTIQITNSSNGTPVARACLQGYGGGPIISCSPSTIDFGPVAVGIPGDREYVCTNAGTDNPVDALDNLFVESVVSGADEFTALIENADGTNGPKTAGYAVGEFFTVHVRYEPIDDGFDSTGITIFSNDQLTPEHLTTVQGEGRELPPCDFTIVPPELRFGIVAPGRSATLEFAIRNNLDTECLVRNVRVEDAENSAFSVDPVDFATLPGSGELRFPVTFNAPERVTGDGLYTGNVLFDISNPDTPNQVVPLRGAAAEPCAIIAPDHLDFGTVAPGCSTRERYFTIINICDEPLVLSSIELNAGAAQYPCEDDFDGDGTVEWGYCNEFGVRQRPTMPGTTLARGAQAEFTMVYMPGNIGEDLGSVFVTVDGAPEPYMATLQGRGANDALQTDTFSQDDRPKVDLLWVIDNSGSMSPFQTAVAQNLTSFLSFAVAQQIDFQLGVTTTGITTSGGCPGGVNGGENGRLFPVIGTTPRILTPQTQDLEEAWSTNVQVGLCHGSELGLEAAYRALSSPLVDNADDPRTSEPNDGNLGFLRRDANLSIVFLSDEEDQSPETVSFYYNFFMSIKGFRNSNMFSAHSIAGDPVTGCNGGSGYGQASPRYYGIAEMSNGVFQSICTQDWSTAMERIGTNAFGFKTRFFLTNQPEDTNADGVVTDRGTNPEIEVRINGVRVPSINSRGTRVWEYVPDVNAIDFYPLSVPEPGSEIEVTYKVACL